A section of the Lusitaniella coriacea LEGE 07157 genome encodes:
- a CDS encoding two-partner secretion domain-containing protein, with protein sequence MSQKLWVSGSIATFCLLELFSNLPILAQSIIAAPDGTGTIVQYNGNTYEITGGTQGGTNLFHSFQELGLSPNEIANFLSNPSIQNILGRVIGGNPSIFEGLIQLTGGNSNLYLMNPAGIIFGAGATLDVPGSFTATTADAIGFEGDWFHSVGTNDYQTLVGSPNSFVFANPNAGTVLNAGNLRVNFGQNISLIGGTAINTGTISAFGGKITITAVPGQNLVRINPEGAILGLEVAPEHIHGGISAVDLPRLLTNPNLRDATGVRVDADGTVRLTGSNVTIPSESGTAVVSGTVDASNSIEGVGGNIDVFGNRIGILNTTLNAFGESGGGRIRVGGDLQGNGMVPNAEITVVGEGVRMNADAIARGHGGTIIIWADNTTQFHGTTTARGGANSGNGGFVEVSGKQILNFQGNVDTAASNGNGGTLLLDPTDINVVVTGGNATLADVSLFANPNTDGASSNINANLLNSATTNIILQASNTITFSVPVNIATAGVGLAAQANNGIAINADITTHNGAVRLNGDADNSGEGAIALNNATITTGTGATILIGRGDNGNASRDGETGITLNNSTLTTTTGNISLNGTGGTGGVGKNQLDGTTGDKNNLGGIAGQNGGNGSNGGAGISLINSTLNSTSGMVNLIGIGGNGGAGGRGGGGNGGGSNTNSSIPTGGEGGIAGGSGGNGVGGNATNPGGGGVGGNFGGGNGGGGIGGTGGGGGNTKRAGGGGGGGGTGGTGGGGSTNSTPPGLGNPGNTGGAGGGGGATATNGGGGGGANGFGGGGGGSNAGANGGNGGNGAGNGGNGGTTNGDGGDGGTGSGQGGLGTGGGVNGQNGIETGNGGNGGVAGGNNGGGGGGSGGDGGNGGNGGAGISFISGSISTLPGNLILNGTGGNGGNGGNGGGGGGGGRGVGGGGGGSGGLGGLGGNGGGGIEQQAGFQLLTQQPATPTTSVVTPTQLPVSVKLTVPSQPVLMLVAPPESETIPQPQSLPASVPEGMLVCRSRVLSFPNRAFPAIVRHLFSGSQQFSLCRLQGLEED encoded by the coding sequence ATGTCTCAAAAATTATGGGTTTCGGGTTCTATTGCAACCTTCTGTTTGCTCGAACTCTTCAGCAATCTCCCCATCCTCGCTCAATCCATTATTGCCGCGCCCGATGGCACTGGGACAATTGTTCAATACAACGGCAACACCTACGAAATTACGGGGGGAACCCAAGGAGGAACAAACCTGTTCCACAGTTTCCAAGAACTCGGACTCTCCCCCAACGAAATTGCCAACTTTCTCTCTAACCCCTCTATTCAGAACATTCTAGGGCGCGTTATTGGCGGAAATCCCTCCATTTTTGAAGGGTTAATCCAACTCACAGGAGGCAATTCTAATCTTTACTTGATGAATCCTGCGGGAATTATTTTTGGTGCGGGTGCAACCCTCGACGTACCGGGAAGTTTCACTGCAACAACGGCGGATGCTATTGGATTTGAAGGGGATTGGTTCCATTCGGTAGGGACAAATGACTATCAAACGCTTGTGGGTTCTCCTAATAGTTTTGTTTTTGCTAATCCGAACGCTGGAACGGTTCTTAATGCAGGCAATTTAAGGGTCAATTTCGGACAAAATATTAGCTTAATCGGCGGAACGGCGATCAATACGGGAACTATTAGCGCTTTTGGCGGAAAAATAACTATTACTGCCGTACCGGGTCAAAATTTAGTTCGGATTAACCCAGAAGGAGCAATCTTGGGGTTGGAAGTTGCACCCGAACATATTCATGGGGGAATTTCTGCGGTTGATTTACCTCGCTTGCTCACCAATCCCAATTTGCGGGATGCGACAGGGGTGAGGGTGGATGCAGACGGAACGGTTCGGTTAACGGGTTCTAATGTAACTATTCCCTCCGAAAGCGGAACGGCAGTTGTTTCAGGAACGGTGGATGCTTCCAACTCAATCGAAGGCGTTGGGGGAAATATTGATGTTTTTGGCAACAGAATTGGAATTTTAAACACAACCCTCAATGCATTTGGGGAGAGTGGCGGCGGTAGGATTCGCGTTGGTGGAGATTTGCAGGGAAATGGGATGGTTCCCAATGCAGAGATAACTGTTGTGGGAGAGGGGGTAAGGATGAATGCGGACGCGATCGCGCGCGGACATGGCGGTACGATTATTATCTGGGCAGACAACACGACTCAATTCCACGGCACGACTACCGCACGCGGCGGTGCAAACTCAGGCAATGGCGGGTTTGTGGAAGTGTCTGGCAAACAAATTCTCAATTTTCAAGGCAATGTCGATACTGCTGCATCCAACGGGAATGGGGGAACCCTACTTCTTGACCCCACCGATATTAATGTAGTGGTAACGGGAGGCAATGCAACCTTAGCGGATGTTTCCTTATTTGCGAACCCGAACACCGATGGTGCGAGTTCCAACATTAACGCTAACTTGCTTAATTCTGCAACGACCAATATCATCCTGCAAGCGAGTAACACCATTACCTTCAGCGTTCCGGTCAATATTGCCACTGCTGGGGTGGGATTAGCAGCGCAAGCGAATAATGGAATCGCTATCAACGCTGATATTACAACCCATAACGGCGCGGTGAGATTAAACGGAGATGCAGACAATTCCGGAGAGGGCGCGATCGCGCTCAACAATGCAACAATTACGACAGGTACGGGTGCAACAATCCTCATTGGCAGAGGCGACAACGGAAATGCCAGCAGAGATGGCGAAACAGGAATTACCCTCAACAACAGCACTTTAACAACCACTACAGGCAACATCTCCCTCAATGGAACCGGAGGAACGGGAGGCGTAGGAAAAAATCAACTCGACGGCACAACAGGGGATAAAAATAACCTGGGGGGAATAGCAGGACAGAATGGGGGAAACGGGAGTAACGGCGGTGCGGGTATTTCCCTAATCAATAGCACTCTCAACTCCACAAGCGGAATGGTGAATTTAATCGGCATTGGCGGCAATGGCGGTGCAGGCGGCAGAGGAGGTGGCGGAAACGGCGGCGGTTCCAATACCAACAGCAGCATTCCCACAGGGGGAGAAGGCGGCATTGCAGGGGGTAGCGGTGGAAATGGGGTTGGTGGAAATGCGACAAACCCAGGTGGGGGCGGCGTTGGTGGCAATTTTGGAGGAGGCAATGGTGGTGGCGGAATTGGCGGAACGGGAGGCGGTGGCGGAAACACCAAACGCGCAGGCGGCGGAGGAGGCGGCGGCGGAACGGGCGGCACAGGGGGAGGTGGTAGTACGAATAGTACTCCTCCGGGATTGGGAAATCCCGGCAATACGGGCGGTGCAGGCGGTGGTGGTGGTGCAACTGCGACCAATGGTGGCGGGGGCGGCGGTGCTAATGGCTTTGGTGGCGGAGGGGGCGGTTCCAATGCTGGGGCAAATGGCGGAAACGGCGGGAATGGTGCGGGAAATGGGGGAAATGGGGGAACTACCAACGGCGATGGTGGCGATGGCGGAACGGGAAGCGGACAAGGCGGTTTGGGAACTGGAGGCGGCGTAAACGGTCAAAATGGCATTGAAACGGGAAATGGGGGAAACGGCGGTGTTGCAGGGGGAAATAACGGCGGTGGCGGTGGTGGTTCTGGGGGGGATGGAGGTAATGGCGGTAATGGGGGCGCGGGTATCTCTTTCATTAGCGGCAGCATTAGCACCTTGCCGGGAAACTTGATCTTAAATGGAACCGGAGGAAACGGTGGTAATGGGGGAAATGGCGGAGGCGGTGGCGGTGGGGGACGCGGTGTTGGCGGCGGCGGAGGCGGTAGCGGCGGTTTGGGCGGCTTGGGAGGAAATGGCGGAGGCGGAATTGAGCAGCAGGCAGGGTTTCAACTCCTCACTCAGCAACCTGCAACACCAACTACTTCCGTTGTGACTCCAACACAATTGCCTGTTTCCGTGAAACTTACTGTTCCGTCGCAACCGGTTTTAATGCTTGTTGCACCGCCAGAGTCAGAAACAATTCCTCAACCGCAATCTTTGCCTGCCAGCGTACCAGAGGGAATGTTGGTCTGTCGATCGCGCGTTCTTTCCTTCCCGAATCGTGCCTTTCCCGCGATCGTTCGCCATCTCTTTTCTGGCAGTCAACAATTTTCCCTGTGCCGACTCCAAGGATTAGAAGAAGATTGA
- a CDS encoding zinc finger protein: MAIREGRWDCPSCSTQGNLGRDRACPNCGRPRPEGIKFYLPENAPKIENEELRAIAQSGTDWICEYCGSSNRITIEHCVGCSAPRSDRTQAVKTYNLTAVPRSAEVTSPPPQKLNASNTSANQLKRNVTPSLQRVRRTPANRRKRNILISFILAVVVGLGVFLFQPRTIDTTVVGTPWERVVAIEKYIPVTESDWSVPSGGRIVSQREEIHHYDRILVGYETKTRTVSDQVQTGTETYVCGQKDLGNGFFEDKTCTRPIYETRQRTETYEDPIYREDPVYKTKYTYEIDKWVPSRKATASSNIAEQPYWPPLNLAKNERESERTEEYAVEFRDKKGKTYSIPLDRVNWQNYKPGQPHPLKVNALGKAWTLDKKE, encoded by the coding sequence ATGGCTATTCGAGAAGGTCGATGGGATTGCCCCTCTTGCAGTACCCAAGGAAATTTAGGGCGCGATCGCGCCTGTCCCAACTGCGGTCGTCCCCGTCCGGAAGGCATTAAATTTTACCTGCCCGAAAATGCTCCGAAAATCGAAAATGAGGAACTGCGCGCGATCGCGCAATCCGGTACCGATTGGATTTGTGAATACTGCGGTTCGAGCAATCGCATCACAATCGAGCATTGTGTGGGGTGTAGCGCCCCCAGAAGCGACCGCACTCAAGCGGTCAAAACCTATAACCTCACTGCCGTTCCCCGCAGCGCAGAGGTCACGTCCCCTCCCCCACAGAAACTCAACGCGAGCAACACCTCTGCCAATCAGCTCAAACGAAACGTTACTCCTTCTCTGCAACGAGTTCGCCGAACACCTGCCAATCGGCGCAAAAGAAATATCCTAATCTCCTTCATTCTTGCCGTCGTTGTGGGATTGGGCGTATTTTTATTTCAACCCAGAACCATCGATACCACAGTCGTTGGAACCCCCTGGGAACGAGTTGTCGCGATCGAAAAATACATCCCCGTCACTGAATCCGATTGGTCTGTCCCCTCCGGAGGACGTATCGTCAGTCAAAGGGAAGAAATTCATCACTACGATCGAATCTTGGTGGGTTACGAAACCAAAACTCGCACTGTTTCAGACCAAGTTCAAACCGGAACTGAAACCTATGTTTGCGGTCAAAAAGACCTCGGTAACGGCTTTTTTGAAGATAAAACCTGCACCCGACCCATCTACGAAACCCGCCAGCGCACCGAAACCTACGAAGATCCCATTTATCGCGAAGATCCCGTTTACAAAACAAAATACACCTACGAAATTGACAAATGGGTTCCCTCAAGAAAAGCAACTGCTTCGAGCAACATCGCCGAGCAACCCTACTGGCCTCCCTTGAATCTTGCTAAAAATGAACGAGAATCCGAGCGGACAGAAGAATACGCAGTAGAATTTCGAGATAAAAAAGGAAAAACCTATTCTATTCCATTAGATCGAGTAAATTGGCAAAATTATAAGCCCGGTCAACCCCATCCACTCAAAGTTAACGCCTTGGGAAAAGCTTGGACTTTGGACAAAAAGGAGTAG
- a CDS encoding sigma-70 family RNA polymerase sigma factor, with the protein MHSRQSLTDVFSTFARFDGDRFKGWTTDPKLRRSMLNRLKQTPEAKTSENFWVLYWHKLWSAASEELEASQARLSLAEGHLSAYLQEACYWVAQKTLARFNSTHYNLSDYFQTAIAALPKILRGYNPDRNSTLKDYANVAFKSTIRDSLRASQEIDICTNWALLRKLSKKRLGEALEQGGLISEEIARYQLAWTCFKECYVPTQANKTRQLTKPDRATLEAIARLYNSERHTQIDIAEPERQPETIEQWLANSAKKVRSYLYPKMTSLNAPKPQSDSREVQDLLSATASESLLVELANREEVQQRQARKSELTAVLATALDKFNAQNRELMHLYYSQELTQQQIAKHMKTQQYTISRRLARSRKTLLDALVKWSQQTLNLSLSSHTIAEASDVLEEWLQGFYSQNNH; encoded by the coding sequence ATGCACTCTCGCCAAAGTTTGACAGACGTTTTTTCCACCTTTGCCCGGTTTGATGGCGATCGTTTTAAGGGATGGACAACAGACCCTAAATTGCGGCGCAGTATGCTAAATCGCTTGAAGCAGACCCCAGAAGCAAAAACTTCGGAAAATTTCTGGGTTCTCTATTGGCATAAACTTTGGAGTGCCGCTTCAGAGGAATTAGAAGCGAGTCAAGCTCGATTGAGCCTTGCGGAAGGACATTTATCTGCGTATTTGCAAGAAGCTTGTTATTGGGTCGCACAAAAAACCCTAGCGCGTTTTAACAGTACCCACTATAATTTGTCCGATTACTTTCAAACCGCGATCGCGGCGCTGCCTAAAATTCTCAGAGGGTATAACCCCGACCGCAACTCAACCTTAAAAGATTACGCCAATGTTGCTTTCAAATCGACGATTCGGGATAGCCTGCGCGCGTCCCAGGAAATTGATATCTGCACGAATTGGGCGCTGTTGCGCAAATTGAGTAAAAAACGCCTCGGCGAAGCTCTCGAACAGGGTGGTTTGATTTCAGAGGAGATCGCGCGCTATCAACTCGCTTGGACGTGTTTTAAGGAATGCTACGTTCCCACTCAAGCCAATAAAACCCGCCAGTTGACCAAACCCGATCGCGCGACCCTCGAAGCCATTGCTCGGCTTTACAACAGCGAACGCCACACTCAAATCGACATCGCAGAACCCGAACGTCAACCCGAAACCATCGAGCAATGGTTGGCAAACTCTGCCAAAAAGGTTCGTTCCTATTTATATCCGAAAATGACTTCTCTCAATGCGCCCAAACCCCAATCGGATTCTAGGGAAGTTCAAGATCTTTTATCGGCGACTGCAAGCGAATCGTTGCTTGTGGAATTGGCAAATCGCGAAGAAGTGCAGCAACGACAAGCGCGAAAGTCGGAACTCACAGCAGTTTTAGCCACTGCCTTAGATAAATTTAACGCCCAGAATCGAGAACTCATGCACCTGTATTACAGTCAAGAGTTGACCCAACAGCAGATTGCCAAACACATGAAAACGCAACAGTACACGATTTCTCGTCGTCTGGCGCGATCGCGCAAAACCCTGCTTGATGCTTTAGTGAAATGGAGTCAGCAAACCCTCAATCTTTCCTTAAGCTCCCATACTATTGCAGAAGCGAGCGATGTGTTAGAAGAGTGGTTGCAGGGATTTTATTCCCAAAATAATCATTAA